One Trichormus variabilis 0441 genomic window, GTCAAATTGCTGAGATGATTGTCTTATCAAATCGTCCTGATTTGAGCAGAATCGAAGAATTTAGCGATGTTTATATCCCCAGCCGCGACATCTGGGTAAACGACTATCCCTATCTACGCAGGGATTTCTTTAACGAAGTCAGCAGCCGTTTACGCCCAGACCGACAAGATAAACCACGCCGCAGACGCAGAACACAGGAGTAGGTAGAGAAGAAGCAGGGGAGCAGGGAGCGAAAAGAAGCAGGGGAGCAGGGGGCAGGGGAGATTTTGAATTTTGTACTCCTGCGGAGAACCCGTACCCCTACGGGGAAGCAAGCTACGCGTTAGCGTTGCGTAGCAAAGGGAATTTTGAATTTTGAATTTTGAATTGATCACTCCCTTTTTTGCCCATAAGCTTGCCAAGCCAAGTCTATCAAACCATCGGCGATCGCAGCTGCCACAACAGCATTACCTTTACGGCTGTCGATTGTGATATTAGGGACTAAAGAGTCTTGCAAGCGCCTTTTAGCATCTTCCATATCTACTAATCCTACGGGAGTAGCAAGAATTAAAGCCGGGCTAATCTCTTCTGCTTCAATTAAATCCACTAGTGTAGTCAAAGCTGTTGGTGCTTGACCTACTATAAAAATACCTTCTGGATAGCGTTTAGCTAAAGTTTCAATTCCCCATGCAGCGCGAGTTTTTTCTATTTGGGGACGAGTCAAAGCTTCTGTACTGCAAAAAACTGGGTTAGCAAAAGTCTTTTGAATATCGTAAGCAATACCTGTTTGCACCATCGGTACATCTACCACAATAGTAGTCCGTGCTGCCAATGCTGCTGCTCCGGCTTGTAAAGCACGTTCAGAAAATCTGATTAAAGATTTATACTCAAAATCAGCCGTAGCGTAAATTACTCGGCGAACAATTTCATATTCTGCTGGCGAGAACACATGATCGCCAATCTCACTATCGATAATTGCTAAACTTTGAGCATCACTTACGTGCCATTCCATTGCTATTCAATTCTCAGAGACTAGCTTTCAGCTTATCAGATTAGAGATTGGAGCTTAGAGGCTAGTAATATATTTTTCCCTATTCCCCAATCCCCAATCCCCAATCCCTATCTACGAATTAGCATTAGACGAAGGACGACTAAACACAGGGGATAAATAAGCCACTAAACCCCCAATGAAGAAACCAGAGAAGTTGCGGACTAGAGGTAGCCAGTCACTTGTGCGGGTGACCACAGGCCCAATACCAAAGGCTATAAACAAAATTCCCCATAATGGTGAGAAAATTAAAGCCCATTGCCAAGCAAAAATTTGTCCTTCCTTGCGTGGTTGTCCAGCAAAGCCACAAATAACTCCACCAATAACGGAAGTAATTAAGGTTAAAATCCATTGTTCCCTGGGTAGACCAGGTACAACGTTACAACCACCTTTAAGCAAACAGCCTTTAACTGAATCTAAAGCTTGTAAAATAGCTTGGTCTTCACCTTGTTCTCGGACAAAATACAAATTCCCAAAGCGGGTTTGTAGTTCTATCCAAAAAGTCCGGGGTAACAGTTCATAAACTGCATCACCAACGCTAAAACTGAGGATGTTCCCGCCACGGGAGTCAGCAACTAGGAGAATGCTTTTATCATCCAAACCCCAATAATTAATGACAGCCCTACCCGGAGTGCGGTCATACTGAGTCAGTACGCGTAGTTTCCAACCAGTATCAGCCTCAAATTGCTCTATGTCTTCGACTAGCTTTTCTTCCTGCGGATCTGGGAGTGATTTAGCTAGGTCTACAACTGGTGTGAAAAACTTAGGTAATAACTCAGGATTGTCGTAAGCCAGCGCAGAGGGAGAATTTATTACCCAAAGTGACCCAGCCAAGAAAAATACTGTAATAGATACTAAAATTCGTCGCCAAAAACGAGACTGCATGGACGTTCTTATACAAATATCAACAGTAAAAGTGAACAAGTTACTTCAAAAGAGTATGAGAAAAGTGATAGTTTGTTACACTTGTTTACTTTACTCTAATCTTAGGGATGAAAGCAAAGATTATTCTTGGGGATTGGGCTTTGGGGAATTAAGGAGAACTACAGACTCTGGAATATGTACAAGCGGTACAAATGTTTTAGGGACATTGCACAGCAAGAAATATGTATAGACTTTACACTACAAAGTCTTTAAAGAAATTCCTCATCATCAATGCCGTTGTTCCAGTTAGAAGCTTCACTGTAACCATCATGACTCCGGTATACTTCTGCTTTGGGTAGGCGATTTTCTGATTTCAACGCTTCTCGTTCTCGGAGAGCAAAAGAGGATGGTTCTGTAATAGATAAACGCTCAACTGCTCGTCTTGTAGGTTTTTGTCGGGTAAAGGTTTTCCAAGCGGTTTTGACACCAACAAATATGCTGCGTGTGCCTACTTGCAGATTTTGAGCTTGTTTTCTTGCACCATCTAGACTTTGATCAACTTGTCTTGCAACCTGACTGGCACTTTTGACACCTTCGCTAACATCTTCTGTTAAATCTGTAATTTCCAAGCCTGTTGTGCGGATGGCTTCTAGTGTAGGTGGTAGTTCCCTTGAGAGCGTATCAAATAACTTTTCGGCACTGCGGGCTGCCCGTGCTAATTCCTGCAAAGCGGGTATCGCTGCTACCAAAACAGCAGTCAAGCTGGTAGCGACTAAGACAATTGACAGTCCCAACCAAAACAGGGGTTCAACCACGGCAATAAAAATTCAAATAATCTACGACTAGGCTTGTACCTACACAGGAAAACAAGGTTTACTGTATGTATTTATGTTTCAGAATTATGGGTTTTCTAATTCTTGAGCAAGAGAATCAGCGTCTGGGGTAGCTTGTTGGCGTTTCAAGACTTGGCTTTCGCGCTGACTAGCATCCATACCAGCTGCGATCGCATCCCGTAATCTATCTAGAGTTTCATCCCAATTTCGCAAAGCGTTGGTAGACAGTCGATCTGCTTGAATTTGTACACTTGTTGATAAATCTTCTGCTAATTCGGGGATTGCATCAGCAGACTTTTTCAAAAGTTTACGAGTTTCGCGCCCTGTGCGTGGAGCAGCAAGTAGCCCTGCTAAAGCACCAATAGTAGCTCCCAGCATCATACCGCCAATAAATGTTCCAGAACGGTTATTAGACATCTTATATTGTTTCTCTCCTTACACTTATTTTAGGTGGTTTTCGCCTTTTGAAAAACACCAGCAATTTTATCTGATTAATCTAGCGTGACAATATATCAACCAAAAATGTTGCTTTTATGCCTGATCTGATTCTACAGAATTTATTTTTCCGACATAGAAACTGGTTTGCGAACATAACGCCCCCAGGTACGTTGACCGAGCAATAATAAACTCACAATTTGCCTGGTTTGCTGAATTTGACTCTGTAAACTTTGGTTACTCAACCGCAGATTTTGAAGATTTTGCTGGCCAAGATAAATATTTTCCGGTGCTTTATATAGTAAATCATGACTACAGCGCTCATAATCGAGCAGGCGATCGGCGATAAACGCTATCAGTCTTTTCAACTGCCAGACTCGCCAAGCTATATAAAGTAGTATTACAGAAACAGCAGTATTAAAAACTACAACTACTATTACCATTTTATTTTACGCCTTGTCTCTAGAAAACGGGTTAAGTGAGTGTAGCTTTAAGAATCAGATTTGACTAAGCTAATGCGCGTCTAAGTATATTTCAAAAATCAGGTATGAGTCCTATATAATTTAATACCTTACTAAAATTCCCTACAAATCTCGAAAATATTTCTTTTGAAATTTATTATATATTCTATTGATAAAAAGCTTCACCAACCTCACTTTTGTTAAACTGGGTATATTACTTTCTTGATATTGTCTATGATCAAAAAATTCGTTTATTTCCTTTAGAATCACTTGCAAACGTTTCAGAATAGTTTCAACCCGATACTCAACAAAGAAATCTTCTGATAAATTTGCCGATGTGGAAGAATCTATCACCTTGAGAATACGTTGGACATCATATTCTTGGGAATAACCAGAGATTTTATGACAATTAAAACCAGGGTCTAAATAATCTGATAGTCCACCATTAACACTAGAAAAAACCTGACACCCACAAGCTAAAGCTTCCATTGGCTGTAAACCAAAACCTTCACTAACATTCTGTTGCGCCCAGTATTCAGCAGAATCATAAAGATAAACTTTAGTGCGGTTAAACAGCCCAGGTAAATCCTCAACATAAGAATTAACTACCTCGACCTTACATTTTTCCTTTAACGCTGGAATAAGTTGTTTTATCAGATATTCAGAAGATTTTCGTGCCTGAACTAAAACATCTATATCTCTTTCTGTATGTAAATTTCTAAATTCAGGACTAATTTCATTTGGTAAATAATAAATGAGAGAATTGGGTGATTTTTGTCCCCAATATCCCAGGGTGTTACGACTCACAGTAATAATAGGAATACTTGCAGGTAGGCTGAACTTATACCCTGCACTATGAGCATGATAAACCACATTGTATTGCTTGAGTTTTGCCACTAACTTGGCTATGTCAAAACCCCAGCTAATTACAAAGATTACGTCGTCCAAATTTTTCTCTTTCAACAGTTCATCAAGAAATAACTTACCGACTTCTCTTTGACGGTAAGTTACAACCTCGGCATGACAAATTTGTTGCGCCAATTTAAATGTTTTTAACTCTGCCCAAAGACCACCACAAGCAAATTTGCCGTCAGTTCCTGGGACTAAGAAATAAAGTTTTCGCATGAAGGAATAGGAGCAAGGAGAATGACTAATGACTAATGACTAATGACTATCTCGCCATGTCACCTTAATAAAATGCCCTTGGCGACCCCAAACATCGCGGGAAATAGTAATATTGTCTACTGCCAAGTTAAAAGGAATCGCAGTGGTAATGTATCGCTGTGCTATTAAGCCTAAATCGGGTGCAAGTTCAGATGCGGTGGTAGCTGCCAATCCTAAACCTATCAATTGTTCTACAGGACGGAACGGTAGCATGAGATTTACACCCACTGCTAGTCCAGCAGCCAACAGCATAGCCACTGATAAGTTCGTACCGCACCGGGGGTGTACAGCTAAATCCCATTCACCATTGGTCAGGCGGTGGAGAGCAAGGGTGACAGCACGCCGCAAATCGCTAATATTCACCTCTCCGTAGAGGTAAAAGCCTTGGTCTGTAGACAAACCACCTAGTAGTTCGTTATCAACTTGAACTGGGCTTGGTCTACTGATAGGCGTTTGAGTGTTTCTAGTTTCACTCAAAACCCAAACGGTGGCGTGTTCGAGGGCGTGAACTTGCCGCAACATCAAGATTTCTTTCAACCCTGGGATAAAAGACAGATTTTTGAGTAAGTCAGCATCCTGTTTTGGTTGAGGTGTCGTCAAGTCAAAATTTAGAAAATCAAAGGGAGACGAGCTACCTTGAACATAAGCAGAGGTATCCATAAGAACACTGCTCCCAAGTTGATGGAGCAATATAGATTTCTTACAAATGTAACGCTTGAAGCTAGGGATTGTTGCTAATTTTTGTTGATGATTTTTTCAAGGTCTATTGACATGAGTTTAAGTCGCCGCCCATCGAGTCTAACGTGATGCTTCGTTAAGGGCTAACGCTCGTACCAAAGTGGAGGTCTGAAGGAATAATGGTTTTAAACACTTACCCATTATCCCTCATACCTTTATCACCACTCGGTCGAGCAATAACTGCTTGATGTTGACGTTTATCAGACTTGCGCTAGAGGTTCACAAATGAAAGATGCGTGAGGAGAAAACAATCAGTAAACCATCAAAATTATCTGTATTACCAGACAACATTCGTCGCTATGCTAGATGCACAGAATGGCGTTTGCCACGCGCCATTAA contains:
- a CDS encoding precorrin-8X methylmutase codes for the protein MEWHVSDAQSLAIIDSEIGDHVFSPAEYEIVRRVIYATADFEYKSLIRFSERALQAGAAALAARTTIVVDVPMVQTGIAYDIQKTFANPVFCSTEALTRPQIEKTRAAWGIETLAKRYPEGIFIVGQAPTALTTLVDLIEAEEISPALILATPVGLVDMEDAKRRLQDSLVPNITIDSRKGNAVVAAAIADGLIDLAWQAYGQKRE
- a CDS encoding TPM domain-containing protein: MQSRFWRRILVSITVFFLAGSLWVINSPSALAYDNPELLPKFFTPVVDLAKSLPDPQEEKLVEDIEQFEADTGWKLRVLTQYDRTPGRAVINYWGLDDKSILLVADSRGGNILSFSVGDAVYELLPRTFWIELQTRFGNLYFVREQGEDQAILQALDSVKGCLLKGGCNVVPGLPREQWILTLITSVIGGVICGFAGQPRKEGQIFAWQWALIFSPLWGILFIAFGIGPVVTRTSDWLPLVRNFSGFFIGGLVAYLSPVFSRPSSNANS
- a CDS encoding YtxH domain-containing protein, yielding MSNNRSGTFIGGMMLGATIGALAGLLAAPRTGRETRKLLKKSADAIPELAEDLSTSVQIQADRLSTNALRNWDETLDRLRDAIAAGMDASQRESQVLKRQQATPDADSLAQELENP
- a CDS encoding glycosyltransferase, which translates into the protein MRKLYFLVPGTDGKFACGGLWAELKTFKLAQQICHAEVVTYRQREVGKLFLDELLKEKNLDDVIFVISWGFDIAKLVAKLKQYNVVYHAHSAGYKFSLPASIPIITVSRNTLGYWGQKSPNSLIYYLPNEISPEFRNLHTERDIDVLVQARKSSEYLIKQLIPALKEKCKVEVVNSYVEDLPGLFNRTKVYLYDSAEYWAQQNVSEGFGLQPMEALACGCQVFSSVNGGLSDYLDPGFNCHKISGYSQEYDVQRILKVIDSSTSANLSEDFFVEYRVETILKRLQVILKEINEFFDHRQYQESNIPSLTKVRLVKLFINRIYNKFQKKYFRDL
- a CDS encoding DUF6391 domain-containing protein translates to MDTSAYVQGSSSPFDFLNFDLTTPQPKQDADLLKNLSFIPGLKEILMLRQVHALEHATVWVLSETRNTQTPISRPSPVQVDNELLGGLSTDQGFYLYGEVNISDLRRAVTLALHRLTNGEWDLAVHPRCGTNLSVAMLLAAGLAVGVNLMLPFRPVEQLIGLGLAATTASELAPDLGLIAQRYITTAIPFNLAVDNITISRDVWGRQGHFIKVTWRDSH